A single Lactuca sativa cultivar Salinas chromosome 8, Lsat_Salinas_v11, whole genome shotgun sequence DNA region contains:
- the LOC111919306 gene encoding SKP1-like protein 1A, giving the protein MSRIFHYLEAMLLILISISVFTTVSSRPIATGPEGNVAATSVILKSSDGEKFDVKLQVALQSEAIKQMIIDGGFSSKIELSFPNITGEIMAKVLDYCHKHVYYDGAGNNLTAVEEMKVFDTQFVDVHYETLFKLVLASNELKIKSLLDLVSGRIAIMIKGKEVEEIREMFNIKQGSCVDHFTKQDSVRENGWAFGSS; this is encoded by the exons ATGTCTCGTATTTTCCATTATCTGGAAGCCATGCTCTTGATTTTGATCTCAATTTCTGTGTTTACGACGGTTTCCTCCCGCCCTATCGCCACCGGTCCAGAAGGTAACGTTGCCGCGACGTCAGTGATATTAAAGAGCTCCGATGGAGAGAAATTCGATGTGAAATTACAGGTGGCGCTACAATCGGAGGCGATTAAGCAAATGATCATCGACGGAGGGTTCTCCAGTAAGATCGAATTGTCTTTCCCTAATATAACCGGTGAGATCATGGCCAAGGTCTTGGACTACTGTCACAAACACGTGTATTACGACGGCGCCGGAAATAATCTCACCGCCGTGGAGGAAATGAAAGTGTTTGATACACAGTTCGTGGATGTTCATTACGAAACGCTCTTCAAACTTGTTCTG GCATCGAATGAGTTAAAGATCAAAAGTTTATTGGATCTTGTTAGTGGAAGAATAGCCATTATGATTAAAGGGAAGGAAGTTGAAGAGATACGTGAAATGTTTAACATCAAACAAGGGTCATGTGTTGATCATTTCACAAAACAAGACAGTGTTCGAGAAAATGGTTGGGCATTTGG
- the LOC111919305 gene encoding SKP1-like protein 1B, which produces MSSSKMIVLKSSDGETFEVEEAVALESQTIKHMIEDDCADTSIPLPNVTSKILSKVIEYCKKHVETPKTDDKTAEEDLKSFDSEFVKVDQGTLFDLILAANYLNIKSLLDLTCQTVADMIKGKTPEEIRKTFNIKNDFTPEEEEEVRRENAWAFE; this is translated from the exons ATGTCGTCGTCGAAGATGATCGTTTTGAAGAGTTCCGACGGAGAAACCTTCGAGGTCGAAGAGGCGGTGGCGTTGGAGTCACAAACGATCAAACATATGATCGAAGACGACTGCGCCGACACCAGCATACCGCTACCAAACGTCACAAGCAAGATCCTATCGAAGGTTATCGAGTACTGCAAGAAGCATGTGGAGACACCGAAGACCGATGATAAGACAGCTGAAGAGGATCTGAAATCGTTTGATTCCGAGTTTGTTAAAGTGGATCAAGGGACTCTCTTCGATCTGATATTG GCTGCAAACTATCTGAACATCAAGAGCTTATTGGATTTGACTTGTCAAACGGTTGCTGACATGATCAAGGGGAAGACTCCAGAAGAGATTCGCAAGACTTTCAACATCAAAAATGACTTCACTCCagaggaggaagaggaagtgCGCAGGGAGAATGCATGGGCATTTGAGTAA